A single genomic interval of Bradyrhizobium sp. sBnM-33 harbors:
- a CDS encoding methyltransferase domain-containing protein, with protein sequence MSQQGQWQIAGSAPEVYERELVPAVFGVWAPILVELAQPRPSERVLDVACGTGVVARIAATRVGPSGTVVGIDLNPGMLSVARSVVSPDSRSGGQLQWQEASADKLPFPDASFNVVYCQLGLQFFADRPAALAEMRRVLGTEGRLALMVWRGIHESPGFAVLADALQRHVSQAAAAIMRAPFGLSNAAELEALVRAADFHDVAIQQRSGTVRFPSVERFVLSYVAGSPLAGPVSQADDAARAALITDVRNALGKFTSNDELAFPIAAHLLSATV encoded by the coding sequence ATGAGCCAGCAAGGACAGTGGCAGATCGCGGGCAGCGCGCCTGAGGTATACGAGCGTGAGCTGGTGCCGGCTGTGTTTGGGGTGTGGGCTCCGATACTTGTTGAGCTAGCTCAACCTCGGCCTAGCGAGCGTGTTCTCGATGTCGCGTGCGGCACTGGTGTTGTGGCGCGCATCGCCGCAACGCGCGTCGGTCCAAGTGGTACCGTGGTTGGGATCGATCTCAATCCTGGAATGTTGAGCGTCGCTAGATCAGTGGTATCGCCTGACTCGCGGTCCGGCGGACAACTCCAGTGGCAAGAGGCGAGTGCTGACAAGCTGCCATTCCCAGATGCTTCATTCAACGTCGTCTATTGCCAGCTGGGCCTGCAATTCTTCGCCGACCGGCCCGCGGCCCTAGCAGAAATGCGTAGAGTTCTTGGTACCGAAGGAAGACTCGCACTGATGGTGTGGCGCGGCATACACGAAAGTCCTGGATTTGCTGTGCTGGCTGACGCGTTGCAGCGACACGTTAGTCAAGCGGCAGCAGCTATCATGCGTGCGCCATTTGGGTTGTCCAATGCCGCCGAATTGGAAGCTCTCGTTCGTGCCGCAGATTTTCACGACGTTGCAATTCAACAGCGGAGTGGGACCGTGCGCTTTCCTTCGGTCGAGCGATTTGTGTTGAGTTACGTTGCGGGCTCGCCGTTAGCTGGTCCGGTATCACAGGCAGACGATGCGGCGCGCGCAGCTCTAATCACTGACGTCAGGAACGCCTTGGGTAAATTCACGAGCAATGATGAACTGGCCTTTCCCATAGCCGCCCACCTGTTAAGCGCAACAGTGTAG
- a CDS encoding tripartite tricarboxylate transporter substrate binding protein yields MRTVLRILAVTAALAAMAMPAAAQNYPERPIKMIVPWAAGGDTDNIFRPFAPLLQKHIGQPIVIANVVGASGTVGAREAKGSPPDGYTLYAVHDYIHLVHYAGVTDVKYSDFEPICLLSATPSVLTASPKTPWKTWAELAEDAKKRPGQITVGATLGSTSHIFPALIEKAAGVKFKYVSYEGLAPRMNAILGGHVDLTDSNLTQKGKVDAGQLKFLAIAAEKRDPEAPDVPTLKELGMDIVYAVLRGLLVPKGTPAAVRAKLDEACGKAAKEAEFADAMKKQGTRVSYLSAADYGPFLDKLDRESKVIMTDLGLAKK; encoded by the coding sequence ATGAGGACCGTGCTCCGTATTTTGGCGGTGACAGCAGCGTTGGCCGCGATGGCCATGCCGGCCGCAGCTCAAAACTATCCTGAGCGCCCGATCAAGATGATCGTGCCGTGGGCGGCAGGCGGCGATACGGACAACATCTTCCGTCCATTTGCGCCGCTGCTGCAAAAGCACATCGGTCAGCCAATCGTAATCGCCAACGTCGTCGGCGCCTCCGGCACCGTCGGGGCGCGCGAAGCCAAAGGCTCGCCGCCGGACGGCTATACGCTTTATGCGGTGCACGACTACATCCACCTTGTGCACTATGCCGGCGTCACAGACGTCAAATACAGCGACTTTGAGCCGATCTGCCTGCTCTCTGCGACGCCATCGGTCCTGACAGCGAGCCCCAAGACGCCCTGGAAGACCTGGGCCGAGCTTGCCGAGGACGCCAAGAAGCGTCCGGGCCAGATCACCGTCGGGGCTACCCTCGGATCGACCAGCCACATCTTCCCGGCGCTCATCGAAAAGGCGGCCGGCGTCAAGTTCAAGTACGTCTCCTATGAAGGCCTTGCGCCGCGCATGAACGCCATTCTCGGCGGCCATGTCGATTTGACGGATTCGAACCTGACGCAGAAGGGCAAGGTCGATGCAGGGCAGTTGAAGTTTCTTGCCATTGCTGCCGAGAAGCGCGATCCCGAAGCCCCTGACGTGCCGACGCTGAAGGAGCTCGGCATGGACATCGTCTACGCGGTTTTGCGCGGCCTGCTGGTGCCGAAGGGCACGCCGGCCGCGGTGCGTGCCAAGCTGGACGAGGCCTGCGGAAAAGCCGCCAAGGAGGCGGAGTTCGCGGACGCGATGAAGAAGCAGGGCACGCGCGTCTCCTATCTCAGCGCCGCCGACTACGGTCCATTCCTCGACAAGCTCGACCGCGAGAGCAAGGTGATCATGACCGACCTCGGTCTCGCCAAGAAATGA
- a CDS encoding tripartite tricarboxylate transporter TctB family protein, whose translation MRLGRDSFAGLIFLAVSLVLLVQSFGLPQLPLVPVGPGFYPRIVLIFMAVTSAALVAQDLLARRSEPADVPAPAQPQRAYGLVALSFIIVALYLVLLPLLGYRIATVLFVAALQATLERPRTWRQWAVLAAVAIGTSAVTYLVFERYLSVLFPRGSWTDW comes from the coding sequence ATGAGACTTGGCCGCGATAGCTTTGCCGGACTGATTTTCCTCGCGGTCAGTCTGGTCCTGCTTGTGCAATCGTTTGGGCTGCCGCAGCTACCGCTGGTGCCGGTCGGTCCCGGCTTCTATCCGCGCATCGTCCTGATCTTCATGGCCGTCACCAGCGCAGCGCTGGTCGCGCAGGACCTGCTCGCTCGGCGCTCTGAGCCGGCCGATGTCCCTGCTCCGGCGCAGCCGCAACGGGCCTATGGCCTGGTCGCGCTCTCCTTCATCATTGTCGCGCTCTATTTGGTGCTTCTGCCGCTGCTCGGCTATCGCATCGCCACCGTCCTGTTCGTCGCCGCGCTGCAAGCGACGCTCGAAAGACCGAGGACCTGGCGCCAATGGGCGGTCCTCGCCGCCGTCGCGATTGGCACGTCGGCGGTGACGTACCTGGTCTTCGAGCGGTATCTCTCGGTGCTGTTCCCTCGCGGCAGTTGGACAGACTGGTAA
- a CDS encoding tripartite tricarboxylate transporter permease, with amino-acid sequence MFELLGHGLLTVLQWNYLVPLFAGTLVGVIGGALPGVTITMTIIVILPFTYGLDPLQGLAAMTGVYVGGSAGGLVTACLLGIPGTPSAIATTFDGFPMARSGAPGRAIWLGVWSSFFGGLLGGLFLILVTGPLAAIALEFGPWEYFSLFVLAMAMVAGLAESSFIKGLLSTAIGLLITVIGTDPIGSVPRFTFGSEFISGGFAFLPVLIGIFAFSQIMSDIEKVGAPKTPEPVLVAQPSLRVSHLKLIGEILGRPFLLLWSAVVGILIGVLPAIGGSAANMLAYDQAKKFSRHPERFGTGVPEGIIASESSNNANVGGSLVTIMAFGIPGDAVTAVMLGAMTIHGIQSGPLFVSQQPALAYGIYAAYILAHPLMVLILAAGALFMLQITRVRLAVLAPVVLVLCVIGAYALNNTMQSVYVLLIFGVFGYALVKAGFPLAPLILGLILGDQIEINLIRAIMTDDNPMLFFTRPISGGLLLCATLSVALAVWQHARHQARTAREEAPEF; translated from the coding sequence ATGTTCGAGCTTTTGGGACATGGGCTGCTGACGGTACTGCAGTGGAATTATCTCGTTCCGCTGTTCGCCGGCACGCTGGTTGGCGTTATCGGCGGCGCGCTGCCGGGCGTCACCATCACGATGACGATCATCGTCATCCTGCCGTTCACCTATGGTCTCGATCCCTTGCAGGGGCTGGCCGCGATGACGGGCGTCTATGTCGGCGGCTCCGCTGGCGGCCTGGTCACCGCCTGTCTACTGGGAATTCCGGGCACGCCCTCGGCAATCGCCACGACCTTCGACGGCTTTCCAATGGCGCGGAGTGGTGCGCCGGGCCGGGCGATCTGGCTCGGCGTTTGGTCGTCGTTCTTCGGCGGGCTGCTCGGCGGCTTGTTCCTGATCCTGGTGACCGGGCCGCTGGCGGCCATCGCACTTGAGTTCGGACCGTGGGAGTATTTCTCGCTGTTCGTGTTGGCAATGGCAATGGTAGCGGGCCTGGCCGAGTCCTCGTTCATCAAGGGCCTGCTGTCGACCGCCATCGGCCTCCTGATCACCGTCATCGGCACCGACCCGATCGGCAGCGTGCCGCGTTTCACCTTTGGGTCCGAATTCATCAGCGGCGGCTTCGCGTTCCTGCCGGTGCTGATCGGGATTTTTGCATTCTCCCAGATCATGTCCGACATCGAGAAGGTGGGAGCGCCAAAGACGCCCGAGCCCGTTCTGGTGGCGCAGCCGAGTCTGCGGGTTTCCCACCTCAAGTTGATCGGCGAAATCCTCGGACGTCCGTTCCTGCTCTTGTGGTCGGCGGTCGTCGGCATCCTGATCGGCGTGCTGCCTGCGATCGGCGGCAGCGCCGCCAATATGCTGGCCTACGACCAGGCGAAGAAGTTCTCGCGCCACCCCGAGCGTTTCGGCACAGGCGTCCCCGAAGGTATCATCGCCTCCGAGTCTTCCAACAATGCCAATGTCGGCGGCTCGCTGGTGACCATTATGGCGTTCGGCATCCCGGGCGATGCCGTCACCGCCGTCATGCTTGGCGCCATGACGATCCATGGCATCCAGTCGGGACCGCTGTTCGTCTCCCAGCAACCCGCCCTCGCCTACGGCATCTACGCCGCGTACATTTTGGCACACCCGCTGATGGTCCTGATCCTGGCCGCAGGCGCGCTATTCATGCTTCAGATCACCCGTGTGAGGCTCGCGGTGCTTGCGCCTGTCGTGCTGGTACTTTGCGTGATCGGTGCTTACGCGCTCAACAACACGATGCAGAGCGTGTATGTGCTGCTCATCTTCGGTGTGTTCGGCTATGCGCTGGTGAAGGCCGGATTTCCGCTGGCTCCGCTGATCCTCGGCCTCATCCTCGGCGATCAGATCGAGATCAACCTCATTCGGGCAATTATGACGGACGATAACCCGATGCTGTTCTTCACGCGGCCGATTTCCGGCGGGTTGCTGCTCTGTGCGACGCTCTCGGTCGCCCTGGCTGTCTGGCAGCACGCGCGTCATCAGGCGCGAACCGCGCGTGAGGAAGCGCCCGAGTTCTGA
- a CDS encoding potassium transporter Kup: protein MSVQFAIPAAETPAANGHGEAHSTATFKALMLGSIGVVYGDIGTSPLYALREAVVAASEASTAVTPQAVLGVLSLILWALVVVVTLKYVVILLRADNNGEGGTLALMALAQRAVGKGGGAIVLLGIMSGALFYGDAVLTPALSVLSAIEGIKLVTVTFEHYVVPLTLVILVVLFAVQSHGTARVAAFFGPIMCVWFAVIAIAAVPQIMRHPEVLQAFNPLYAVSFMLHHGMIGFVTLGAVFLAVTGAEALYADLGHFGKRPIQTAWLFIVLPSLAINYLGQGALLIADPKAIENPFFLMFPDWALIPMVALATAATVIASQAVITGAYSLTRTAIQLGLLPRFEIRHTSEAHSGQIYIPRINLLLFLAVMLLVVLFRSSSGLASAYGISVTGTMVVTAMMGFVVIWRVWRWSPIAAAALIAPFLFLDITFLAANLLKVFEGGWVPLALGGIVMLLMYTWRRGSRLLFEKSRKLEFPLAELVAMLEKRPPQRVPGTAVFLTSDPECAPTALMHSLKHYKVLHEKNVILTIQTAPTPRIDDAERVRMEQLSETFSRVTLRFGFMETPNVPKALAIARKLGWQFDIMSTSFFLSRRALKPAVHSGMPRWQDLLFIRLSRAANDATDYFQIPTGRVVEVGTQVTI from the coding sequence ATGTCAGTCCAGTTTGCGATCCCCGCGGCGGAAACGCCCGCGGCCAATGGTCATGGCGAAGCGCATTCCACTGCCACCTTCAAGGCGCTGATGCTCGGCAGTATCGGTGTCGTCTACGGCGACATCGGCACCAGCCCCCTATACGCGCTGCGCGAGGCGGTGGTTGCCGCCAGCGAGGCCTCGACCGCTGTTACGCCGCAGGCCGTCCTCGGCGTGCTCTCGCTGATCCTGTGGGCGCTTGTCGTGGTGGTGACGCTGAAATACGTCGTCATTCTCTTGCGCGCCGACAACAATGGCGAGGGCGGAACGCTGGCGCTGATGGCGCTGGCGCAGCGCGCGGTCGGCAAGGGCGGTGGCGCGATCGTGCTGCTCGGCATCATGTCGGGCGCGTTGTTCTACGGCGATGCGGTCCTGACGCCAGCATTGTCGGTGCTGTCGGCGATCGAGGGCATCAAGCTCGTCACGGTGACCTTCGAACACTATGTCGTGCCGCTGACGCTGGTCATCCTGGTGGTGCTGTTTGCCGTCCAGTCCCACGGCACCGCGCGCGTCGCCGCGTTCTTCGGACCGATCATGTGCGTCTGGTTCGCCGTGATCGCGATTGCCGCTGTGCCGCAGATCATGCGCCACCCCGAAGTGCTGCAGGCGTTCAACCCGCTCTACGCGGTGTCCTTCATGCTCCATCACGGCATGATCGGCTTCGTGACGCTGGGTGCGGTGTTCCTCGCCGTCACCGGTGCCGAAGCGCTCTATGCCGACCTCGGCCACTTCGGCAAGCGGCCGATCCAGACCGCATGGCTTTTCATCGTGCTGCCCTCGCTTGCGATCAACTATCTAGGGCAGGGTGCGCTGCTGATTGCCGATCCCAAAGCTATCGAGAATCCCTTCTTCCTGATGTTCCCGGACTGGGCGCTGATCCCGATGGTAGCGCTTGCGACAGCGGCGACCGTGATCGCGAGCCAGGCCGTGATCACCGGCGCCTATTCGTTGACGCGCACGGCGATCCAGCTCGGGCTGCTGCCGCGGTTCGAAATTCGTCATACTTCGGAAGCGCATTCCGGCCAGATCTATATTCCGCGCATCAACCTGCTGCTTTTCCTGGCGGTGATGCTGCTGGTAGTCCTGTTCCGCTCGTCGAGCGGGCTGGCATCGGCCTACGGAATTTCCGTGACCGGGACCATGGTGGTGACGGCCATGATGGGCTTTGTCGTGATCTGGCGGGTCTGGAGATGGTCGCCGATCGCGGCCGCAGCCCTGATCGCGCCATTCCTGTTTCTCGACATCACCTTCCTCGCCGCGAATTTGTTGAAGGTGTTCGAGGGCGGCTGGGTGCCGCTCGCGCTCGGCGGCATCGTGATGCTCCTGATGTACACGTGGCGTCGCGGCAGCCGGCTGTTGTTCGAAAAATCGCGCAAGCTGGAATTCCCCCTGGCCGAACTGGTCGCGATGCTGGAGAAGCGTCCGCCGCAGCGCGTCCCCGGCACGGCCGTGTTCCTGACCTCCGACCCCGAATGCGCGCCGACGGCGCTGATGCACAGCTTGAAGCACTACAAGGTGCTGCACGAGAAGAACGTCATCCTCACCATCCAGACCGCCCCGACGCCGCGGATCGACGATGCCGAGCGGGTGCGGATGGAGCAGCTCAGCGAGACTTTCTCCCGCGTGACGCTGCGGTTCGGCTTCATGGAAACGCCCAACGTGCCGAAGGCGCTGGCGATTGCCCGCAAGCTCGGCTGGCAGTTCGACATCATGTCGACGTCGTTCTTCCTGTCCCGCCGCGCGCTCAAACCCGCCGTCCATTCCGGCATGCCACGCTGGCAGGATTTGCTGTTCATCCGCCTCAGCCGCGCCGCCAACGATGCCACCGACTATTTCCAGATCCCGACGGGGCGGGTGGTCGAAGTGGGAACACAGGTCACGATCTAG
- a CDS encoding potassium transporter Kup → MTVSVTSNGAHEGQATSGFWALTLGSIGVVFGDIGTSPLYAFREAATHAAEGQPVSRIIVLGVLSLILWSLLIVVTAKYVLLLLRADNNGEGGTLSLMALGQRALGRRSWPLLALGVVGASMFIGDSMITPAISVLSAVEGLKLVTPALEHYVVPLTIFILVVLFSVQSSGTARVASLFGPVMVVWFATLTILGLIHISDDPTVLYAINPWYAIQFMLSHGVIGLVTMGLVFLAVTGGEALYADLGHFGRKPIQTGWFYFVLPALLINYFGQGALVLSDPSAVTSSFYRMVPEILVLPLVALATAATVIASQAVITGAFSLIRQAVQLGLLPRFEVRYTSETHAGQIYLPRVNRLLLIGVVLLVLLFRTSSGLASAYGIAVSTTMVVDGIMGFVVIWKLWNWRAATAAAVILPLVVVDMSFFAANLLKLLDGAWVPLLFGVAVAVMIWTWRRGAAILTAKTRRIEVPLMDLIKSLEKRPPHIVKGTAVFLTSDPSFVPTALMHNLKHNKVLHEHNVILTIETAQTPRVDVSERVKMETISEKFSTVRLRFGFMESPNVPKALVIARKLGWQFDIMATSFFVSRRSLKPSAQSGMPLWQDHMFIAMSRSANDATDYFQIPTGRVVEVGTQVTI, encoded by the coding sequence ATGACTGTCAGCGTCACATCTAATGGAGCCCATGAGGGGCAGGCCACCTCCGGCTTTTGGGCCCTGACGCTGGGCAGTATCGGTGTGGTGTTCGGCGATATCGGCACTTCGCCGCTGTATGCGTTCCGCGAGGCCGCGACCCACGCGGCCGAAGGCCAGCCGGTATCACGCATCATTGTACTCGGCGTGCTCTCGCTAATCCTGTGGTCGCTGTTGATCGTGGTGACAGCCAAATACGTGCTGCTGCTGTTGCGCGCCGACAACAATGGGGAGGGCGGTACGCTCTCGCTGATGGCGCTTGGGCAACGGGCGCTGGGCCGGCGAAGCTGGCCGCTATTGGCGCTCGGCGTGGTCGGAGCGTCGATGTTCATCGGCGATTCCATGATCACGCCGGCGATTTCGGTTTTGTCGGCGGTCGAAGGTCTCAAGCTGGTCACGCCTGCGCTCGAACATTATGTGGTGCCGCTGACGATCTTCATTCTGGTCGTGCTGTTCTCGGTGCAGAGCAGCGGTACCGCGCGCGTCGCCTCGCTTTTCGGGCCGGTCATGGTGGTCTGGTTTGCGACGCTGACGATTTTGGGCCTGATCCACATCAGCGACGATCCCACGGTGCTCTACGCGATCAATCCCTGGTACGCGATCCAGTTCATGCTGTCCCATGGCGTCATCGGCCTGGTGACGATGGGCCTGGTGTTTCTGGCGGTGACCGGCGGCGAGGCGCTTTACGCCGACCTCGGGCATTTCGGGCGCAAGCCGATTCAGACCGGCTGGTTTTATTTCGTGCTGCCGGCGCTCCTGATCAATTATTTCGGGCAGGGCGCGCTGGTGTTGTCAGATCCTTCGGCGGTCACGAGCTCGTTCTACCGGATGGTGCCTGAGATCCTGGTGTTGCCGCTCGTGGCGTTGGCGACCGCAGCAACCGTGATCGCGAGCCAGGCGGTGATAACAGGCGCGTTTTCCTTGATCCGCCAGGCGGTGCAACTCGGTCTCTTGCCGCGGTTCGAGGTGCGTTACACTTCGGAGACGCATGCCGGTCAGATTTATCTGCCGCGCGTCAACCGGCTGCTGCTGATCGGGGTCGTGCTGCTGGTGCTGTTGTTCCGCACCTCGAGTGGCCTCGCTTCCGCCTATGGCATTGCCGTATCAACGACCATGGTCGTCGACGGCATCATGGGCTTTGTCGTGATCTGGAAATTGTGGAACTGGCGCGCGGCGACGGCGGCGGCCGTGATTTTGCCGCTCGTCGTCGTCGACATGAGCTTCTTTGCCGCAAACCTCCTGAAGCTGCTCGATGGCGCCTGGGTGCCGCTGCTGTTCGGCGTTGCGGTGGCGGTGATGATCTGGACCTGGCGCCGCGGCGCCGCGATTCTGACCGCCAAGACGCGGCGCATCGAGGTGCCCTTGATGGACCTGATCAAGAGTCTGGAAAAGCGTCCGCCCCACATTGTCAAGGGCACGGCGGTGTTTCTGACCTCGGATCCGAGCTTCGTGCCGACCGCGCTGATGCACAATCTCAAGCACAACAAGGTGCTGCACGAACACAATGTGATCCTGACCATCGAAACCGCACAAACGCCGCGGGTCGATGTTTCAGAACGCGTCAAGATGGAAACCATCAGCGAGAAGTTTTCGACCGTCCGGCTGCGGTTCGGCTTCATGGAATCGCCGAACGTCCCCAAGGCGCTGGTGATCGCACGCAAGCTCGGCTGGCAGTTCGACATCATGGCGACGTCGTTCTTCGTGTCGCGGCGGTCGCTCAAGCCCTCGGCGCAGTCGGGCATGCCGCTCTGGCAGGATCATATGTTCATCGCGATGAGCCGGTCGGCGAATGACGCGACCGACTATTTCCAGATCCCGACGGGACGGGTGGTCGAGGTTGGTACGCAGGTAACCATCTGA
- a CDS encoding flagellar motor protein MotB, which produces MAKKKREEAHGGHGWFVTFADLMALLLSFFVMLVAFSSQDQQKLKIVAGSMREAFGVQTESRHSGIVESDGLPTRPKLKNVAHISPEEASNTPTPDEKDRQREIGARLKVDREFALAAASLRQALQDMPELTEISKNIMFEETNEGLNLEIVDQDGRSMFADGSKVPYDRTRRLIQKLAVPLKATPLRLNIVGHTSAGFLPSRGEYGAFDLSADRANAVRQILEREGLPASHIYAVGGKADSQPLFPDDPTLPANRRVTITLMRENPPLPPNLKP; this is translated from the coding sequence ATGGCCAAGAAAAAACGCGAAGAGGCGCATGGCGGTCACGGCTGGTTCGTGACGTTCGCCGATTTGATGGCGTTGTTGCTGTCGTTCTTCGTGATGCTGGTCGCGTTCTCCAGCCAGGACCAGCAGAAGCTCAAGATCGTCGCCGGCTCGATGCGCGAAGCGTTCGGGGTGCAGACCGAGTCGCGGCATTCGGGAATCGTTGAATCCGATGGCCTGCCGACGCGGCCGAAGCTGAAGAATGTCGCGCATATTTCGCCCGAGGAAGCCTCCAATACCCCGACGCCCGACGAGAAGGACCGTCAGCGCGAAATCGGCGCCCGCCTGAAAGTCGATCGCGAATTCGCGCTCGCCGCGGCCTCGTTGCGCCAGGCGCTGCAGGACATGCCGGAACTGACCGAAATCTCCAAGAACATCATGTTCGAGGAAACCAACGAGGGGCTCAATCTGGAAATCGTCGACCAGGATGGTCGCTCGATGTTCGCTGACGGCTCCAAGGTCCCGTACGACCGCACCCGCCGGCTGATCCAGAAACTGGCGGTGCCGCTGAAGGCGACACCGCTGCGGCTCAACATTGTCGGCCACACCTCTGCCGGCTTTCTGCCATCACGCGGCGAATATGGTGCCTTCGATCTGTCGGCGGACCGTGCCAACGCCGTGCGCCAGATCCTCGAACGCGAAGGGCTGCCCGCATCCCACATCTATGCCGTCGGCGGCAAGGCCGACAGCCAGCCGCTGTTTCCCGACGATCCGACACTGCCGGCAAACCGTCGCGTTACCATCACGTTGATGCGCGAAAATCCACCGCTTCCGCCTAACCTGAAGCCGTAA
- a CDS encoding motility protein A, producing MDITTLVGLVAGIIVLSTLILMGGDFRMFYDIHAVIIIFGGSFAATMIRFPLSAILHGMPLGAKFAFTMSRLAARDLVDELARIAEIARKQGPVGLEKVETDEPFLAKGIRYVADGYDLEFIRDNMERDRDNFLMHLNEGSKIYRAIGDCAPAFGMIGTLLGMVQMFSNMSDPSKLGPFMAVALLATLYGAVVANLICLPIADKLHGKLIDEETNRTLIIDGILMIRDSKSPALVREMLLAYLPEKHRHEEGELVPA from the coding sequence ATGGATATCACCACGCTCGTTGGCCTGGTAGCCGGCATCATCGTACTGTCGACGCTAATCCTGATGGGTGGTGATTTCCGGATGTTCTACGACATCCACGCCGTCATCATCATCTTCGGCGGCTCGTTCGCCGCGACCATGATCCGCTTCCCGCTGAGCGCGATCCTGCACGGCATGCCGCTGGGTGCAAAATTCGCCTTCACCATGAGCCGGCTCGCGGCGCGCGACCTGGTCGACGAACTGGCGCGCATCGCCGAAATCGCCCGCAAGCAGGGCCCGGTCGGGCTGGAAAAGGTCGAGACCGACGAGCCGTTCCTCGCCAAGGGCATTCGCTACGTAGCCGACGGCTACGACCTCGAATTCATCCGCGACAACATGGAGCGCGACCGCGACAATTTTCTGATGCACCTGAACGAGGGCTCGAAGATATATCGGGCGATCGGCGACTGCGCGCCGGCGTTCGGCATGATCGGCACGCTGCTCGGTATGGTGCAGATGTTCTCGAACATGTCGGACCCCTCGAAGCTCGGTCCATTCATGGCCGTGGCCTTGCTGGCAACGCTTTATGGTGCCGTCGTCGCGAACCTGATCTGCCTGCCGATCGCCGACAAACTGCATGGCAAACTGATAGACGAGGAAACCAACCGCACGCTGATCATCGACGGCATCCTGATGATCCGCGACTCCAAAAGCCCGGCGCTGGTTCGTGAGATGCTGCTGGCGTACCTGCCTGAAAAGCATCGCCACGAGGAAGGCGAACTGGTCCCGGCCTGA
- a CDS encoding Bug family tripartite tricarboxylate transporter substrate binding protein, which produces MFENLTKQKVQFIPYRGAGPAMTDLVSGTVDLLVVQGAVALPQIRAGKIKALANLSPTRSASMPDIPTADESGVPGLYMSGWFGFWAPKGTPKEIIGKLNAATTEALADPAIQKRFAELGLDVAPRAQQTPEGLAAFQKAEIEKWWPIIKSAGIGIQAQ; this is translated from the coding sequence TTGTTCGAGAACCTTACCAAGCAGAAGGTGCAGTTCATTCCCTATCGCGGCGCCGGGCCTGCCATGACCGACCTCGTCTCGGGCACGGTCGATTTGCTGGTGGTGCAAGGCGCGGTGGCGCTGCCGCAAATCCGCGCCGGCAAGATCAAGGCGCTCGCCAACCTCTCGCCTACACGCTCGGCCTCGATGCCGGACATTCCGACCGCCGACGAGAGCGGCGTGCCTGGTCTCTATATGTCCGGCTGGTTCGGCTTTTGGGCGCCGAAGGGCACGCCGAAAGAGATCATCGGCAAGCTCAACGCGGCGACAACCGAGGCGCTGGCCGATCCTGCGATCCAGAAGCGCTTTGCTGAACTCGGCCTCGACGTCGCGCCGCGCGCGCAGCAGACGCCGGAAGGGCTGGCCGCCTTCCAGAAGGCCGAGATCGAAAAATGGTGGCCGATCATCAAGTCAGCCGGCATTGGCATCCAGGCGCAGTAA
- a CDS encoding RraA family protein: protein MEIVAPERRLIGYTTKPLVCPFPDLPPMVGYARTVTIRSVLKSTLPADEQAKRRIAYYEYVGTGFGPRITVIQDIDGADVGYGAFWGEVQSNVHKALGCLGVITDGSIRDIPQWAPGFQALAGSIGPSHAWVHAEHWGGEVRVAGMTVHSDDLIHADQHGAIVIPIDIAAKIPEAAELCGRRETPILEIARSPDFTLEKLKEALKRSAEIH from the coding sequence ATGGAGATCGTGGCACCGGAGCGGCGCCTGATCGGCTACACCACCAAGCCGCTGGTCTGCCCGTTTCCCGACCTGCCGCCGATGGTCGGCTACGCCCGCACGGTGACGATCCGCTCGGTGCTCAAATCCACGCTTCCCGCCGACGAGCAGGCGAAGCGCCGCATCGCCTATTACGAATATGTCGGCACCGGCTTCGGCCCACGCATCACCGTGATCCAGGATATCGACGGCGCCGATGTCGGCTACGGCGCGTTCTGGGGCGAGGTGCAGAGCAACGTGCACAAGGCGCTCGGCTGCCTCGGCGTTATCACCGACGGCTCGATCCGTGACATCCCACAATGGGCGCCGGGCTTCCAGGCCTTGGCCGGTTCGATCGGACCGTCGCATGCCTGGGTCCATGCCGAACATTGGGGCGGCGAGGTGCGCGTCGCCGGCATGACGGTGCATTCCGACGATCTGATCCATGCCGACCAGCACGGCGCGATCGTGATCCCCATCGACATCGCGGCGAAGATTCCGGAGGCCGCCGAACTCTGCGGCCGGCGCGAAACGCCGATCCTGGAGATCGCGCGCAGCCCGGACTTCACGCTGGAAAAGCTGAAAGAGGCGCTGAAGCGCTCGGCGGAGATTCACTAA